The Arachis hypogaea cultivar Tifrunner chromosome 16, arahy.Tifrunner.gnm2.J5K5, whole genome shotgun sequence genome contains a region encoding:
- the LOC112755205 gene encoding high affinity nitrate transporter 2.7: MQPEHYFSEKSSFPVAVDEDDKATEFRPLSAARPHMLTFHLAWLNLFSCFFSTFSIPPLLPIIREDLKLTAAEIGAAGTASFAGSIFSRLLMGPTCDLVGPRIASGTLSLLTAPIILATSLASTPTSFIAVRFLVGFCLANFVSSQFWMSSMFSGNVVGLANGVVAGWANVGSGVTQLVMPVVYSLFISLFNLPSSTAWRLSFIIPAIFQATTGTLVLLYGQDLPSSNHNTKRGTNRKESVFVVVVRGLSNYRGWVLGLLYASSFGMELTMDNIIAEYFYDRFGVNVQTAGTIAACFGMANVFSRPMGGVMSDRMGKRFGMRGRLWGVWAVQTVAGLLCVLLGRVDSLWSSVLVMCCFSVFVQAASGLIFGVVPFVSKRSLGVIAGMTGSGGTIGAVVTQMLLFSSGNLSKQTSISVMGLFIIFCTLPVTLIYFSHSGGMFCGPISCEDSIQENYSLLE; the protein is encoded by the exons ATGCAACCTGAGCATTACTTCTCGGAGAAGTCCTCGTTCCCCGTTGCCGTCGATGAGGACGACAAAGCCACCGAGTTCCGTCCGCTCTCGGCAGCGCGGCCACACATGCTTACCTTCCACCTGGCATGGCTGAACCTCTTCTCCTGCTTCTTCTCCACCTTTTCCATTCCCCCACTCCTTCCGATCATCCGTGAAGACCTCAAACTCACCGCCGCGGAAATAGGCGCCGCTGGCACCGCCTCCTTTGCGGGCTCCATCTTCTCCCGCCTCCTCATGGGACCCACCTGTGACCTCGTCGGCCCCCGCATAGCCTCTGGCACGCTCTCCCTCCTCACCGCCCCAATCATCCTCGCTACCTCCCTGGCCTCCACACCCACCTCCTTCATCGCCGTCCGCTTCCTCGTCGGTTTCTGCCTCGCTAATTTTGTCTCCAGCCAGTTCTGGATGAGCTCCATGTTCTCCGGCAACGTCGTCGGCCTCGCCAACGGCGTTGTCGCAGGCTGGGCCAACGTCGGCTCTGGCGTGACCCAACTCGTCATGCCCGTCGTCTACTCCCTCTTCATCTCACTATTCAACCTCCCTTCCTCCACCGCATGGCGCTTATCATTCATAATCCCGGCAATTTTCCAAGCCACCACCGGAACCTTGGTTTTGTTATACGGTCAAGATCTCCCTTCTAGTAACCACAACACCAAGAGAG GTACTAATCGAAAGGAGAGTGTATTTGTTGTTGTGGTGCGTGGGTTGTCGAATTACAGAGGATGGGTTCTGGGACTGCTGTATGCGTCGTCGTTTGGGATGGAGCTTACAATGGACAACATAATAGCGGAGTATTTCTATGACAGGTTCGGGGTGAATGTTCAGACGGCGGGGACCATAGCGGCGTGTTTTGGGATGGCGAATGTGTTTTCGAGGCCAATGGGTGGAGTGATGTCTGACAGGATGGGAAAGAGGTTCGGGATGAGAGGGAGGCTTTGGGGGGTGTGGGCGGTTCAGACGGTGGCCGGTTTGCTGTGTGTGTTGCTAGGCCGAGTTGACTCGCTTTGGAGCTCGGTGCTTGTTATGTGCTGCTTTTCAGTGTTTGTTCAAGCCGCTTCTGGCCTCATCTTTGGCGTGGTTCCTTTCGTTTCCAAGAG ATCACTGGGAGTAATAGCAGGAATGACCGGAAGCGGTGGAACTATAGGAGCAGTTGTGACGCAAATGTTGCTGTTTTCAAGCGGCAACTTATCTAAACAGACAAGTATATCCGTGATGGGTCTATTTATCATATTTTGTACTCTTCCTGTAACTTTGATTTACTTCTCTCATTCGGGAGGAATGTTTTGTGGTCCTATCTCATGCGAGGATTCGATCCAAGAAAATTACAGTCTTTTGGAATAA